In the Octopus sinensis linkage group LG17, ASM634580v1, whole genome shotgun sequence genome, one interval contains:
- the LOC115221052 gene encoding uncharacterized protein LOC115221052 — protein MIARNTSLKGGDAFSMTASSFGTNQMRTYKYLILYSTHFTQPSNSRQKPVVYNALKNYHPNLTVYLKHDIPERWRLKHHYRVPPIIAVADIGWYVITPPGKRYPTVDGQPIGGYHGYDNEETDMRGIFTGVGPDFRKNAVVPWLNAVDIYQFMCDLLNIEPSPNDGDSTVTRLMRPKPAPLPQPPPPVTFPDEQTESITVIAETTETATEISPKLLSTLRPQSSPLSFSSLSSSFAGREASSESTLPPKPAPSSQAPSQETPDFVKSFMTLSTYTENSASTPLFKIYNSYLILLLAVISWQILQ, from the exons ATGATTGCAAGAAATACGTCATTAAAAGGAGGAGACGCTTtctcgatgactgcttcatcttttGGGACAAATCAAATGAGGACctacaaatatttaatattatactcTACGCACTTTACCCAACCATCAAATTCACGACAGAAACCAGTT GTGTACAACGCTTTGAAGAATTATCACCCCAATTTAACAGTTTATCTCAAACATGATATTCCAGAAAGATGGAGACTAAAACATCATTACCGTGTACCTCCTATAATTGCTGTCGCGGATATAGGCTGGTATGTCATCACACCG CCCGGAAAACGATACCCGACTGTTGATGGACAACCGATCGGTGGTTACCATGGTTACGACAACGAAGAAACTGACATGAGAGGGATATTTACGGGTGTTGGACCGG ATTTCCGAAAAAATGCAGTCGTACCTTGGCTCAATGCTGTAGACATCTACCAGTTCATGTGTGACCTCTTAAACATCGAGCCGTCACCAAATGACGGGGACTCTACTGTCACGAGACTCATGAGACCGAAACCTGCGCCACTTCCTCAACCTCCACCTCCCGTCACCTTCCCAGACGAACAGACAGAGAGCATAACAGTAATAGCAGAGACGACAGAAACAGCAACAGAAATATCACCCAAACTGCTGTCCACGCTGCGGCCACaatcatcgccattatcattttcatcgttgtcatcatcgttcgCAGGGAGAGAGGCGTCGTCTGAGAGCACACTCCCGCCAAAGCCAGCACCGTCATCACAAGCACCGTCCCAAGAGACTCCTGATTTTGTCAAGTCCTTTATGACACTGTCAACCTATACTGAAAACTCTGCATCGACTCCTCTTTTCAAAATCTACAATTCCTACCTGATACTCCTACTTGCCGTGATTTCTTGGCAGATTCTTCAGTAA
- the LOC115220815 gene encoding LOW QUALITY PROTEIN: histone-lysine N-methyltransferase SETMAR-like (The sequence of the model RefSeq protein was modified relative to this genomic sequence to represent the inferred CDS: substituted 2 bases at 2 genomic stop codons) — KQIRTIFLFYFKLGRKAAETACDINDAFGPGATNERTAQXWLKKFRSGDGSLEDDKRSGRPSDVDNDQLRALVEANPRTTVRELASDLDISNHLKEIGKTKILEKWVPHELNANQRKKRRFEVSSSLLLRNKNDRFLDRIVTCDEKWILYDNRRHSAQWLDAEEAPRYFPKPKLHQKKVMVSVWWFAAGLIHHSFLDPGETITAEEYCXQMDEMHKKLRQQQPALVNRKGPILLHDIVRTHVAQLTLQKLNELGYETLPHPPYSLDLSPTDYHFFKHLDSFLREKCFKNQDDAKHVFNDIIATRTKDFDATGINKFVSRWQKCVGSDGVYFD; from the coding sequence aagcaaattcgcacaattttcttattctatttcaagctaggccgaaaagctgctgaaacagcttgcgatatcaacgatgcgtttggcccaggagccactaatgaacgtacagcacaatgatGGTTGAAGAAATTTCGTAGTGGTGAcgggagtcttgaagatgataagcgtagtggtcggccatcggatgtagataacgatcaactaagagccttagtggaagccaatccacgcacaactgttcgagagcttgcttcagACTTAGACATTTCCAAccatttgaaagagattggaaaaacaaaaatacttgagaaatgggtgccgcacgaattgaacgccaaccaaagaaaaaaacgccgttttgaagtgtcgtcttctcttcttttacgcaacaagaacgatcggtttctcgaccgtattgtgacttgcgatgaaaagtggattctttacgacaaccggcgacactcagctcagtggttggacgccgaAGAAGCTCCACGGtacttcccgaagccaaagttgcaccaaaagaaggtcatggtgagtGTTTGGTGGTTtgcggccggtctcatccatcacagctttttggatccaggcgaaaccattacggcggagGAGTACTGttagcaaatggatgaaatgcataagaaactccgtcaacaacagccagcattggtcaatagaaaaggaccaattcttctccacgacatCGTTCGGAcgcacgtcgcacaactgaccctgcagaagttgaacgaattgggctacgaaactttgcctcatccgccatactcactagacctctcgcctaccgactaccactttttcaagcatcttgacagcttcctgcgtgagaaatgctttaaaaaccaagacgatgccaaacacgtCTTCAACGACATCATCGCCACCAGAACGAAGGATTTTgacgctactggcataaataaatttgtttcgcgttggcaaaagtgtgttggttctgatggtgtttatttcgattaa